Genomic window (Argopecten irradians isolate NY chromosome 2, Ai_NY, whole genome shotgun sequence):
cttggtaATTTTGGTATTAGTTACTGATATACTTTGTCAGAAACATTTATCAGAATATGTTTGAtgcaaatataaaacaatttaaaagcATTAATTATCTTTTGTCAGAGAATTTTTCTCGCGAGACAAACTGCAAAGTAACATATACAAGTCTGTGAAGGGCTCTAATGGGAGTGTTCAATGAATCATTGACCGTTGTAGTCCAGAGGGAAACCtataatatatagttttcatTGCACAACAGTCTTACTTTAATCAAAGGGAATCCCCATTATACAATTACAGATTTAGACGTCTTCTCCGAAAATTAAGAACGCAACCAAtttgaaaatcataaatatatcGTTTCTAGTCGTTTAAACTGCTTCATCAAAACTAAAAGTCATCCTATGGTTTGCTGTTAAGATAACAGGGATACATCTGTAAATAGTTTATTCTATAGCAGGACAAACCTGTACGGTGCAGCCATAATTTATACAGTCACAGTTGAGTTTGTAATCCTTTGTGCTATCGTTTTTGTTGACACGGCTTTCTCCCAGCAGGTGATTGGTACATTCCAGAGGCATCAGTGTGAAAACTGAGTAtgcttttattttcatataagaaCATATGTTAAAcattaaatgtacaaaataatagTCAAAAACTAGAAAAAAAAGGTTATTTTAGGTCTTGTTTTCATCAAGGATTTGTATCTCATATACGTCCCTGTTTTcatcttcaaaaatctttcgACATAAACATCTGAtacttttacaatatttatgatCTGAATTTATATATGAGAATAGGTAAAATAATAGGCAATAACAGTGGATTTGAAAACATAAtgactacatgtatttgatatacGAATGTGTGAACTTAAGTTGGTActtgaaaatgtaataaaacagtaAACATGTTAATTACTATATCGCCTAATATTGGTATAATAAATGGTTCACCACCAGATATGAAGCATGCTTATGAgatgatattgttttatacaTCTGTAGTTACCTAACACCGGATGAcatgaagagaaaaaaattcaCCCAGCTCGTCAGCGGAGTGATCTGGCTTATCAAGGACGGCAAAGTTAACGTCAACGACAGTTTGGGGTACGAATGTTTCGCGCCAATCAAAGGTATGTGGCCAAATACGCAGATACTCCAAGGAAATTGTCGAAGAATGAATGCATTTAAAAGGAATCTTAATGGAATAGTAATATATacttaatttatgcatattttgtcTTAAAACAACATTAATTGTGCTGTGTAAGACATTAGATCGCCTGATTTATGAGAGATGTCCCAAGTAGACAATAAGTAACTAAATGACATCTTTAAGTTAAGGGAAAATAATCCTATTATCAGTAGCGTCATTATCATTTCTTAGTCAATATGTTAAGTGGGGTAGTTTGTTTTCGTGTCATTGTCATAGATACCACACTATTTTAATCGATTCGTTATGTGAACGGAGCAGTAAAACACAGTGTGCTAACTGTTTAAAAGAATGAGTTTGATACCTTGGAAAATTCTATGACGCAACGACATccttttatataaaacaatttacaaaacTGAAAAAGTTTCGTTCACGGTAAGTCTGCTCCTCATGGGTTTTATCACCGTATGAATGTTTCTCCTACCCTAGCATCCATATATCATCGTATGAATGTTTTTCTTACCCTAGCCCCCAGGTACAACTTCACGAACTCGCCGTCTGCCAGGTCAGCTATTGCTGTCGACAAAGACGGCAGGGTGATGCTGATACAGATTGATGGAAACACGAACGAAAGAGGGTAATGTTTGTATTCAGACTCCGCCATTCACATAAGTTTTCAGTGCTTAATAATCAAATGATTGTACTTTTCATTAATTCATAAAATTCAATACGAAATGGAAGCTAAACTATACATTTCGGACTCAGCCCAATTAATTACAATGGAAATTGTCAATTATAGAATCATGTTGATTTGTTAGAAGAACATGATGACATCTTTGTGTGGGCGTCAAAGTTTTAGTTCGGAAAACTGAAATGATTCATATTGTAACGACCGGTTCATTACCCATAAATCAAAGGGAGACCATGCATATTGTCATGTTACAAGCTTAAATTCTACTTTGGGAACGGAAATAATACTGATACAGATactttgttgatttattttatagaaCAATACTGTCAACATAACATTAGTGTAATGTGTGTTATAACGGCGTAAGGATTTGATGACTTATTGTAGAGTTAACCTGCATCAGTTTGCTGATATTCTGTTGAAGTTTGGCGCGGTACAGGCCGTGAACTTAGACGGAGGAGGCTCTTCGTCACTACTGATAAATGACACGATGATCAACAACCCTCCTGACATCTGGTGAGACTGACATACAAAAAACACCCAATAAATATAAGGGTTTATAactcattttaaaatttttattacaaactcaTTTGATAGCTACATATTGTCCATACAGTTAGGGTGTAAGAATGGTACCTGATGTCCCCATTGAATGACCGTAAAAGGCGACCAAAAATAGGATACTATAGTTTCTCTTCTTTCTAGCTGGCTTTCTCCTTCCTAATGTCCGCTTCACCTTTGGCCATGAGTTAGACGCTTGCTCTTGGGAGAAAGGCTATGGGTTATATCCCCTGGTGAGACACAAAAgaatctataaaagtggtagtgttTGCTCTGCTTATCGCTTCGCATTTGGAGTGGGACGACCAGTTTGCCCGTTGTAtatttgtcagtatgatgtgcTCAGATGGGATGAATTAATTAAAAGAACAGACGCTCTCACTTCCGTATCATTGTTTTAGTGAGGACGATGTCCACGTACTGTATCTACGGTACTCTGTATACATGAGCCGACCTGTGAACCTGAGGACTGTTCCGGTCATGGTCAGTGCATAATGGGAAGGTGTAACTGTCACTACCCATCGGGTGGACAAGACTGCACTCAGCTTTTATGTAATACAGACTGTTCCTTTAACGGAAAATGCACTCCAAGTATGTCAAATAAAGTTATTTAGTATCCTTAGCTTAAAACCACATAGCAAACTACTtgtataatataattaaaaagcCTGGATTTTGACCTGAAAGAAAACTCAAATGTCTCTTCAGCAGAGATATTAAAGCCATAGTTGcaattgtttataaaaatattttgtataacatttcttaataactttggaAAAATATATCACACTAAAGATTTCACAACAGATACAAATAGGGAAAGCCAATTCAAATAATTTGTATGCATCATTGAACGTGATCAGGTGGCTGTGTCTGCAATGCTGGGTTCCATGCAATAGACTGTAATAAACGGTGTCCAGAGGGGTATTATGGGAAAGGATGCACTAAAGTGTGTGCCTGCTATAATGGTTTTACTCGTCATGCTGAGGACGGTTCGTGTAGCTGTGCCCCTGGATTCAAAGGCCGAACATGCGCAGAAGGTAATTTAGTTTTGTGACTTACCTAGGTCAGAGTCAAACCTTATAACCTTATAGTAATAACGGAATATCACAACTATAATAATAACACATCACAACTTTGTTTTTCGACTAGGTAAAAGTGTAAGGCGGTTACAAAGGTGAAATTATCATAACAAAGTAGTCTGGACTTTTATCAGAGAAATATCCTTAGGCGTATGAtttgtatttacaatattttaagaTATTCATCTCTACCGTATGAACTGTGTACCCTGAAGCGAGAGTGAGAAAGTCAGGATTTGAATAGAGCTAAGAATGGTTTTCGAGAGGTGTCGCCAAAAAAACCTGACATATGTAAATATGGCACCACAACAAGGGCGGTACTGACGTAAATCGCCTGTCGTTAGAACAGATGCTGGAAAAGAACTTTCCATCACccataaatacaaaatttagtATACATTACtctattattatatataagggtagataaaaaagaaaaaaatacttcttAGTCCGTCTCATTATGTCAAACGCTCGTCCAAATCGCCATGGTGTATGGCACATAGCAAAGGAGGTGTGAGGCTCGCAGCAAATGTTTGAAGAGAGTTTTACGGCTTATAGTTACTTTTACATATCTTTTCAGTGATGGAATGGTGAAAACTAAATGGATAACTATTTACTTACAATCATGCATAAAATTgaggtttgtttgtttctgaTAATCAGTGAATTGCAACATAAAGCCTTGTACAAAACATTCTATTTTCGTTCCCACTCACTTATTAGGTTATCATTTGTAAATCCATTTGTATTCAATATCCACGAAATTGTCTAGATGATAATGCGTTTTACAGAGATATTTATATTTGGTATCTGATCCATTGTGAAGTTTATAAATAACTCAACGCGAAGCGGCAAGAATTATTACTGGTTTACCTTCATATGTAATGTAAGTGTTTCAGCTTTATATTAGGACACGGGCCTTGAAACAATTTGTAAGAGACGCAAATGTAGAAAACTTAAAGTTTAGTCtaaaatattgagaataattTAGCACCAAACTATCTCCATTCAATTCTCCCTCCAAAAGTCGGCGATACTAATAAGTATGCTTTAACAATTAACAGCAATTATAAAATTCCTCTTCACAGACTTTTTCTGACTAAATCTTCTTTTATACATTCTTCACTGCTGATATGTAGAATGACTTTGATGGAGCGACTAGATCATCACCTTCATAAGCAACttttaaaaattgtatatattgtaattcTGACGAAAAAGATCCAGCCTTTTGAAtttttggtgacagaaataaaAATAGTGTACATGCAAAGTTAAGACATCGATGTAGCCAGTTCAACTTATTTCGTGTAAACCTCATCAACAGTCTAAGTTGTATCTGTGGTCATAAGTGTGAGAGTgcctatcattttttttcaatgtaatAAGTACAGTAAAATCCCGTTATATCGCCACTTTCTGTTTTCCTAGATTTTGGCGATATATCCAGTTTGGCGGTATATCGGATTTGTCGTTGAAATCTTAATTAGGCCTAAACATAGGTTGTGCGTCGGTGCCGTACTGAAACAGACTTTCTAGTCAGTCTGTTTACTGTACGGCCACTTCATTTTTTTGTTAGTTCCAAAATCAAAGTAAATTTCGATAGTAgtctttcaataaatatttcagcTTTATGTGTGAAAAATACGAAAACCGAACTCGTTTGTGTTACCAAGTATCGAGCCGTAATTGCCTGCTAGCTGGGATTTTCTCggttacaatatatttttatcccGGGAAATTCCGCCCGGAAACAAAGAATAGAAGTTCTGAACAAGCGCAGTGCGGTCGTGACCTCACTTCCGCGCACATGTCTGCAAATATCAAAACAGATAATCCGGTAATAAACGGCACTCAGACGACGATTTGATCTTACTAGTAAACGGCGGCTTCTTCTGCACGTACGTAATATTTGTATCGCACTTGAAATTGCTAGTTCCATTTTATTGTCCAATATAAACGAACGACGATATCGAGAAACAGACTTGTGGGTTCCTTTTTGTCAATACCTACCTTTCGATACATATCTGTAATTTTCACTATATGGCAGCGAGCTATATGCTGAACATataaaccaaattattttcaGACACGTGCATCAATTAATAAAGTCCAGCAAaagattttggttttattaaagatataaattttgtattaaatgttATTAACATGGTTTTTGTCTATGGTCTCCTGTTCCGTCATTCTATGTTACGAGAAGGCTTTTCAAAGTTGTAATAACTTATATAAGATatgtgaaaaattaaaaattgtcaaGTTTCTCAACATTCCTACTTTTTGCTATCCAGATGGAGACGTATT
Coding sequences:
- the LOC138316751 gene encoding N-acetylglucosamine-1-phosphodiester alpha-N-acetylglucosaminidase-like, with translation MKRKKFTQLVSGVIWLIKDGKVNVNDSLGYECFAPIKAPRYNFTNSPSARSAIAVDKDGRVMLIQIDGNTNERGVNLHQFADILLKFGAVQAVNLDGGGSSSLLINDTMINNPPDICYILSIQLGCKNGRCPRTVSTVLCIHEPTCEPEDCSGHGQCIMGRCNCHYPSGGQDCTQLLCNTDCSFNGKCTPSGCVCNAGFHAIDCNKRCPEGYYGKGCTKVCACYNGFTRHAEDGSCSCAPGFKGRTCAEACNYGYYGEDCSQVCQCEDGCSCNHITGSCNGTDRIKKLLQGSDSKSNLRCH